In Symmachiella dynata, the following are encoded in one genomic region:
- a CDS encoding sodium:solute symporter family transporter, with amino-acid sequence MPIFAAETSLPNGGLTTLDLVVIGLYLAGMLCMGFVIAMRQKSTDDFFVGGRNLPAWAVGVSILASLLSTITYLGMPGEMFRTGIGFLTRQLSIPVVLVVVWFLWIPFFMKLRLTSAYEYLEVRFNYAVRATAAVICMLLIFGWMAVVVLTASRAMGEIANLQLDQYFGESAAVVDTQIATSDLDLHVIIAAVGMFSVLYTTLGGIRAVVWTDVIQFFILIAGAFVAMGVVASMTDSGLSDWFQYSQEYKHEQVEWFSWDIGNRSTVFSIAIGMCFWIICTHGSNQVALQRYFAVKDIRAARKSYLVSALASFGLSLVLAAVGMSIMYFIAQHDLPAEVGLTSPEMTTVRTAQDNMFPQFIRYYIPSGLRGMVVAALFAAAMSTIDSGSNSVSTILTVDFFRRLYPEGRTIASELKLARTVTATMGIIVVVCTIGLYHASKGTDIISLCQKGFNMFLGPLGAIFVLAMFSRRATAATVLPAVVVGELVGICSSYSNELFGKEFSTHMVVPASWAATIVSSLVLSTLLRTLANDKQQQWMWRPVVRGARDPNVVEAG; translated from the coding sequence GCAATCTGCCGGCGTGGGCGGTCGGCGTGAGTATTTTGGCCTCGTTGCTTTCAACCATCACCTACCTGGGCATGCCGGGCGAAATGTTTCGCACGGGAATCGGTTTCCTCACACGACAACTTTCGATTCCGGTCGTACTGGTGGTGGTGTGGTTTCTGTGGATCCCCTTCTTTATGAAATTGCGGCTGACCAGCGCCTATGAATACCTGGAGGTGCGGTTCAATTATGCCGTACGGGCGACGGCGGCTGTGATTTGTATGCTGTTAATCTTCGGGTGGATGGCGGTCGTAGTGCTGACCGCCTCGCGAGCCATGGGCGAGATTGCCAACTTGCAACTCGATCAATACTTCGGCGAATCGGCAGCTGTGGTCGACACGCAGATTGCGACCAGCGATCTGGACCTACATGTGATTATCGCCGCTGTCGGCATGTTTTCGGTATTGTATACCACGCTCGGCGGAATTCGGGCGGTCGTCTGGACCGATGTGATTCAGTTCTTCATCCTGATCGCCGGTGCCTTTGTGGCAATGGGGGTCGTGGCCTCGATGACCGATTCGGGGCTGTCGGATTGGTTTCAGTACTCGCAAGAATACAAGCATGAACAGGTCGAGTGGTTTAGTTGGGACATTGGAAATCGTTCCACCGTGTTTTCAATTGCGATCGGCATGTGTTTCTGGATCATTTGTACGCACGGCTCGAACCAAGTGGCTCTGCAGCGTTATTTTGCCGTTAAGGATATCCGGGCGGCGCGAAAGAGTTATCTTGTCAGCGCGCTTGCCAGTTTTGGACTGAGCCTCGTTTTGGCAGCGGTCGGCATGTCGATTATGTATTTCATCGCCCAGCACGACCTCCCCGCCGAAGTCGGACTGACCTCACCCGAGATGACGACCGTGCGAACCGCGCAGGACAACATGTTTCCGCAATTCATCCGCTATTACATCCCCTCTGGTTTGCGGGGAATGGTGGTGGCAGCCTTGTTCGCGGCGGCAATGTCGACGATCGATTCCGGTTCGAACTCGGTGTCGACAATTCTGACCGTCGACTTTTTTCGCAGGCTCTACCCCGAAGGCCGCACCATTGCCAGTGAACTCAAATTGGCCCGCACCGTGACAGCCACGATGGGCATCATTGTGGTCGTCTGCACGATTGGTTTGTACCACGCGTCCAAGGGAACCGACATCATCAGCCTGTGCCAAAAAGGCTTCAACATGTTCCTCGGTCCGTTGGGAGCGATCTTCGTCCTGGCCATGTTCTCCCGCCGCGCGACTGCCGCAACTGTTTTGCCGGCAGTGGTCGTGGGAGAACTGGTGGGGATTTGCAGTAGCTACAGCAACGAATTGTTCGGAAAAGAGTTTTCGACGCACATGGTGGTCCCGGCATCCTGGGCAGCAACCATCGTCAGTTCGTTGGTATTGTCCACACTGCTACGTACGCTTGCTAACGATAAACAACAACAATGGATGTGGCGCCCCGTTGTTCGCGGGGCAAGGGATCCTAACGTGGTTGAAGCCGGGTAG